The region ACCATGTCAGCCCTGGGTCCGGCCTTCAGCGCGTAAAACAGGGGAGTCTCGCCCTTGTCGCTGCGCGCGTCGACCGGCGCGCCGTTGTTCAGCAGCACCTCCATGACCCCCGTGAAACCCGCCTTGGCGGCGAAATGCAGGGCCTGGGCGCCCCGCAGCACCGTGTCGATCCGGGCACCCTTGTCCAGCAGTGCCTGAACGTAATCGGGATCATCCCGCTGGCTGTTGTTCCCCGTACAGGCCGTCCAGATCCACCGTCCCTCCGGGTAGTTGACGTCGGCGCCGTGTGCGATCAGCAGGGCCGCCATTTCGGGCTCCAGGACCCAGTGGCCACAACCTATCCTGAATGTGTCCGCGCCTTTTTCCAGTAACAGCCGGACCAGTCCAATCCGCCCACGTCCAGCGGCGTACTTGACCAGGGGCGTGCTGTTCACCCCGGTCTCGGCACCCCGTTCAAACAGAAACCGCACGACCCGTTCGTGTCCGGCATGCACGGCGTGGTGCAAAGGAGTCACGGGCAGCAGGTCGCAGGCGGGATCGTGGGCGTTTACGAGGCCGGGTTCTTCTTCGAGCAGCGCGGAAACACGATCCAGGTCACCTAGAAAGCAAGCGCTGAAGATATCATACACGGCGCCTCGCTCCCGCAGGAGACCGGCCGTTTCATCTTTGTTCTTGCTCCGGGCGGCACAATAGGCGGTCATCATAACGTCGCTCGAATGAGACGAGGGTATATTCACGTCCACGCCCCGGTCCAGCAGCAGGGCCGCTACCGGCGTATAGCCCCTCAACGCCG is a window of Gemmatimonadota bacterium DNA encoding:
- a CDS encoding ankyrin repeat domain-containing protein; its protein translation is EPGYTHHHAYGGIRNRHGHIHITSESAERWLAHMTASLRDHIADGRLVEEVLDTLGPLARGLVNEQRPARQGWEMRCHREKRWRQPAKMAARGQVEALGRYLEEDPLVLDDPRHSAIILAEAALRGYTPVAALLLDRGVDVNIPSSHSSDVMMTAYCAARSKNKDETAGLLRERGAVYDIFSACFLGDLDRVSALLEEEPGLVNAHDPACDLLPVTPLHHAVHAGHERVVRFLFERGAETGVNSTPLVKYAAGRGRIGLVRLLLEKGADTFRIGCGHWVLEPEMAALLIAHGADVNYPEGRWIWTACTGNNSQRDDPDYVQALLDKGARIDTVLRGAQALHFAAKAGFTGVMEVLLNNGAPVDARSDKGETPLFYALKAGPRADMVKSVELLLAHGADPNLLDRLGKSPLRIARRMRRAEKDRIVAMFESASPSVTV